The Amycolatopsis sp. NBC_01480 genome segment TGACGGTCACGACCGGCATCGAACGGATCCGGATCCGGAACTACCGGGTGCTCCAGGACATCGAGCTCGACGGTCTCACCCCGGTGACGGCTCTGGTGGGGCCGAACGGCAGTGGCAAGTCCACGGTCTTCGACGCGCTGGGCTTGCTCAGCGAAGCGCTCGGCAGCGGGCTCGACGTCGCCTGGGCCCGTCGCGACGGGCTCGCGGAAATCAGGAGCCGGGAGTCGGCCGGGCCGGTGGAGATCGAGGTGGCGTGCCGGCTGGACGGCGAGCTCTTCGTCTACGACCTCCGCCTCGATGAGGAGGACGGTACGCCGATCGCCGTTCACGAACGGCTGTCCTGGTCTCCCGGCGACCTGGCCGGCCTCGTCGGCCTCCTCGATTTCCAGTCCGGCCGGGGACGGGTCCGCGGCGCCGCCGATGAGGACTGGCGAACCCAGGAGCTGAGCGGCCCCGGGACGCTCGGAGTGCGCGCGCTCGGCGCGCTGGCCGAGTACGAGCCCCTCATCAGGTTTCTCCATTTCATGGGACGGGTCCAGCTGGTCGACCTGGACGTCGCCGCCATGCGATCAGGCACGCGGGGTGTTCGCCGGAGCGAGAGCCTGGATTC includes the following:
- a CDS encoding AAA family ATPase — protein: MTVTTGIERIRIRNYRVLQDIELDGLTPVTALVGPNGSGKSTVFDALGLLSEALGSGLDVAWARRDGLAEIRSRESAGPVEIEVACRLDGELFVYDLRLDEEDGTPIAVHERLSWSPGDLAGLVGLLDFQSGRGRVRGAADEDWRTQELSGPGTLGVRALGALAEYEPLIRFLHFMGRVQLVDLDVAAMRSGTRGVRRSESLDSHGGNIAQRVEALREHSPEEWADVLRALRRYVPGLEDVLPLRLGDGSHIVRLKEAGREQPILPENISDGTLLLLGYLVALRSPLAVALLEEPENQVHPRLHYFLAEDARGAVADQVIAATHAPRFVDALRPDEVWAFARARDGHAQVRRVAEEERVVRMAEAGGALGDLWTEGYFRFGDPLAEQL